The Vanacampus margaritifer isolate UIUO_Vmar chromosome 15, RoL_Vmar_1.0, whole genome shotgun sequence genome contains the following window.
TGCTGacgatgcaaaaacaaaaatgtatgatgtgcttttgttttgtatcgCAGATTCATACAGCGAGGTCGTACCTGTCGACGGTCCTCCCAGTTTCCGTGGCCAGGCCGTGAAGTACGTCTACAAACTAACCATCGGGTGTCAGAGGGTCAACTCGCCAATCAAACTTCTTAGAGTTCCCTTTAGAGTTTTGGTTTTACaaggtaagatttttttttattatttatgttggGCTTGTgtgctttaaaacaaccatacaatgaaaatagcagaggccctagaattgaaccctgtggaacgccatatGTTCCATTTTACTTACTGACTTAAATACAAGAAGATGATGTAACTGCTTTTGACCCTGTTATGATCTCCAGGCATGCCAGAACCCTTATTTACTCACGATGAGGAAGTGTCCCCCTCAAACCCGTTCctggaggaagaggaagcaAGCCGGAGGGATGCGCGACCTTTGGAGAGAGCGCTTGACATGCTCATGGTCTCCACGTCAAGACGCTGCCCTCGTAAGTTGTCGTGGTTGTTCAcataaagtcaaaaaaaaaaaagaagatgaaattCATTTGACTTCAGACATGTTTAACATCACCAACGTGCGAGGGAAAGTGGCAAAGTTCTGCATCTTCAAGACTATGTACAGACTCGGAGAGGACATTATCGGCACGTTCAATTTCTCCGAGGGTGACATTCCCTGCTTGCAGGTTGGAGCACTTTGGTGGCCAATCAttttacgcaaaaaaaaaaaaagctccatatttgcatatttgttcCTCTTTTTGCCAGTATTCAGTGAGCCTCCAGAGCGAGGAGGAGATTCAGCGAGAGTACCAGCGGCGGCCCGGCCAGCCTCTCAGCGTGACGGGACACGGCCGGCATCTGGAATCGTGCCTGCACACGGCGTCAAGCCACTTCTCCCTCCCCGTTCCCCTCAACGTCACGCCAGGCTTCGGCACGGAAATCGGTGAGCCGACACGCCAAGCGAACCTGCATCAATGTGTATTTCGTTTGTTCGTTGCGTTTTCAATCGGCGATCAATGCATCTTATGTTGAACCGAGTTTGAGCTTTACCGCCATCTTCTGGCACTTTTTGATTAATTACCAACTGAAAATAAAGAACAAATGATTGCCATCCTATCCACACTTAACAAAACGGAACATTCCAGTGACCCTGCGGTGGCGGCTGCACTTTGAATTCGTCACCGCTCGGGAGCCCGCCGAGCCGCCCGTCGTGCTTCAGAACGAGTCAAAGGAGACGGTGTGGGCCGGCGCCGAGCACGTTGAAGTGGACACCTTCAGCTGGGACCTGCCCATCAAGATCCTGCCCACTAACCCGGCCTTGGCATCCTACGAGTCCCAGTTCACGGGCACCAACAGCATAAACATTTGACTGTGAACCAGATGATCAAAACGCACCCCTCAAAGTTTCCACACATGCCATTTGGTGTCAGATGAAGCATTCTAATTCAACTGTTATCCCAGTTGCACATCTCAAAATGAACATCCTAATTAAAAGTGTGATTGAAATTGGACAGTGGACACCCTGTATTTTGAATCACTATACATTTCTTTGTATGGCTCACTAAAATGGTAGCGTGGTAGGCACAAACAGGACAGTTATTATTCActacaaataaatgtttgttataattaaatttaaataaacaatagaAATTCCATTAGTCTGTTCTGCCCTGCCCACCCCTCCcaaaaaagtattgtttttaaaaatagcactctataatattgtatCATACATCATAACAATTGAACAGAACTTGCACAGTTCTCCAAATAAGATGTTAAACGAGCTTGCTTCAAACTGATAAACAATTATAGACCATCCAAATAAGCATAAATTTCCatgttataaaaataattattctaGGATAGCATGAGTACCtgcaaaatgtgatttattccCTTCTTTTACGCCgcaacaataatttaaaagcGACATCACTTCCGGGGATGGGCAACCATTTCCCGCCGTCTAGCTTTCCGGAGGTCGTGAGCAGCTTCCGGTTGATTTAGCGCCGCCTTGTGGCCAGATGTCTTTCAAACATTGCCGGTTGATTTAGCGTCTGTCAAACGTCGAAGTCATTATTTACCACAACCAATCCCATTCGTACGTTGACGTcaccgccatattggatgtggcaaactagaatataaaaggCTTCTCAACTAGAAAGCTATAAGGTGCCTCATTCATTTGCTGCTTGAAGATGGAGTAACCGTTTTACACTCAAAACTCATCTCGTCGGATTAAGAGTGAACAATTTTGTAACACTTTTGAGTACATGTTGCAGCTTTTGCCATTATATCAAAGTTATTGCTAATTAAACTCAATTACAGAccgtactgtattattttactaAATTGGcccagattattattttttaatctggtACAGTCACCCCTGAACATTTCCAAAGCACTTAAACATGGCAACGCTACATTCACATAAAACtctgcattttaaaaatactttttatttagttcAACTTTTTTGTATTCAATATTAAATAACACGAACAGTTTGTAAGCAGGTCTCGGACCGTTCATTCCCTTGAAAGTTTCGATAACAGCAGAAATTCAGTTGAAGTGCTTCAAGTGGCAAACTCAAGTGCCAACAAAGACTGAAGGAGcgaacacgcgcgcgcgcacacacacgcacacacacgcgcacacacacacacgcacacacacgcacacacacaacttaaGACTGAACAGCACCAAACATCCCCAAAACAGGATTGTTGCAACAATAATACTAATCTTAACATTCCTTGTTGAAATCGGTGGTTATGCGTCGTGACGACTTTTCATGCTAGACTGGATGCTTGTGGAACGCCTCGGGGTGGGGGCGGGGAGGGTCGTCGGggaaagggggggtggggggcacccTCAACCCAGCAGAGGGTGCCAGGCAAGCAAAACCCAAGCAAAGAACTGAGGCCAGAGGGGcgtcattttgttgtttagGGAATTGAGGgtttcatttggacaaaagtagtgctttgccactaCCTTGTGGCATCTGTGGGCAATTGTACACCATTTGCCAAGGtggcaacaattttttttcacagtttaAAGGTGATGTACAATTTCCTGGGGAATTCGtggaaataaatcaaaaatgaaaaattaaatggCTCTTAATAGGAAAGCTCAATATGGTACTTTTCCATTAAATGAGCCTTaattcccatggaaagtttttttttttttaaattggctgGAATTTCTCTACCCCTTTGCAACCTTCCACTATATATTGCTGCGTTAAAATCTGTGCAAATTCCAAAGGTGGATTTTACCCGGGCGCCATTTATTTGGGCTCCAGGTGGGCGGCGGAGGCCGGCGTGGGCGAGGGCGGAAGGCTCTTGGGACACAGCAGCCCACGGGAGGCGGCCTGGTCGGCGTTCAGGTTCTTGTAGGCGTTCCGGTGCGGCGCACGGAGACACACCGAAGAAAAGCGGAGGCCCGCCAGGCAGCACGCCGGACACGAGACCACCTCGTCTTGGTCCAGGGACTGGGCGTCGGGCTCGCTGGGAGGCGAGCGGCAGCCGTTGTTGTTGACCCCGGCGGGGGCGGGGCGCCAGACTAAAGGTTCGCTCAGGACCACTTTGCTGTTGTCCAACCGCGGCCACCCGTTGGTGAAGGTCTGGGAGGGGCTGGAGGTGCATGTCGGAGGGGAGGACAATTTGGTGTACGAAGACGAAGACGAGCCGTCCAGAGTGTCCGGCGAGCTGGTGCAGTCCATCGGCACGGTCTCGCCCTTCTCTTGATCCAAAGAGAAGGGTTCGAGAGACGGAGGGAGCCCCGAGTCGCCGCCACCGTGCATCTCGCAGTCACACAGGTGGGGCGAAAGGTAGGGGAGCGGCGTGCACGGCAGCGAGTGGCAGCGCCGGTGGCGCCCGGGCGTCAGCTCTCCCCGCCCGGAGTCGGGCGGCGGGGGCAAGGCGAACGTGAGGGAGATGACCGACTTGCTGGGGGTGTCATACAGCTTGATCTTGCCGCCTTTCAGGTCGTCGCGCCGCGAGAAGGGGTTGACCCGCGTGGGCGGCGTGGGCTCGGCGGCGGGACCCAGTAGGTCCGACTTGCTGCGGGACAGACGGGCGCCCGGCAGCGGGCCGGGGGAGCGCTCGTCGGCCGGCGGTTCGTCCGTCCGCTCCAGGTCGGCGGCGATCTCGGAGAAAGACGGACGCAGCTTGGGGCTCATCTGGCGGGACGGACAAAAGCGAGAGTCAGAGCGGATTCGGCTGGGGGCGGCGAGCGTCTCGCTTTACGTACATTACAGCAGATGATGGCCAGATTCAGGAAGTGGGCGGGGCAGTCGCCGACCATCTGCGTGAAGGCCTCCACGTGCAGACCAAagtcctgcacacacacacaaaaaaaactccataATTCATGCTAACAACCGAAGGTTTAACCCACACACATCGAaccaacatacttccttgacaacaattactactttcctatttggCAGGGCTGCCAATTTGTGGAGCATTccagaaaatgcaaattttttgtGATAGCTAGGTTgcaggggggaaggggggggggggggtgatgcaAAAAGGTAAATTTGTGACTAGTGTACCTCGGTGCGTGGTAGGATGTCAGGGTCCGCCTGTATCCTGGCAATGACTTCACAAAGAATTATACCGTACGCAAACACATCCACCTGCAAAAAgccacaaaatacttttttaaaaaaagaagaaaaaaaagcaacaaaccaatatacacacacatataaaaataaaatacatttcccaACCGACCGTCTCATTGTACAGCTCGCCGCGGAGCACTTCCGGAGCCATCCAGTAGGGGGAGCCCACCACTGCTAAAGGTTCCCGGTCTGCTTCTCCACTGCACCGAAAACAAAGAAATACAGAAGTCGAAGATCAAACTGGAATTAACAAACGTGTTTTGCGGTTACTTGGCCAGAGTATTGTGCAACTGCGAGCGCGAGAAAACGGAAGGAACTCGCTCGAGAGCATGCGGGGACAAACGCGTGCCTTGGCCGCACTTCACTTTTTGGGACTTTTAATCTATTTTGGAATCTGGCAGAAACttgacaaaatgtggaaaaagtcaaCTCCGACTACACGTCATCGCTGTGTTATTTCTGAAAGTTGATACGGAAGGAAAGcggacgcaaaaaaaaaaaaaatgtcaacaagaaCATTAAGGAGTCAGAAGAGGCAGACTGGAATAGTTTGACCTTATTTGGAATgaccccccccaacccctcccACACAAACATGCGGGCCATGTTGACACCAGCCTTCTTAATACGTCCAATAAAAAACTACTGTATATTagaggtgaaaaaaataataatattttctaatgATAATTTTTCTTCCCTCCAGGTTGAGGTTAGGGGGTTGAGCGAGGTTAACAGCTAGTACAGGAGGAAGTGCGACCAACAGACTTATATGGCATGTACAGGGTGCGTTTGAAAATAACCTCACAGTTGATTCCTTCCATCCCATTTACAGCGCCAATAAAATATGCCATGTAAATGCCAGCGTGCAATAAAGAAAGACAGAAGGCGGCAGTTTAAACACTGGCCGCCCACTTCCCGATTCACACGATAGGCGGTGCGAGGCACCGGGACCCGACCGGCCCCACCTGCCTTTGGACAACGGGCAGCCGAGATACGGCACGGAGGCCAGATAAGAAGGGAGCGAAGGAATGTGCTTTTTATTGATGGCGAGGGTTGGGCCAGTGTTGTGTTTAAAGGACACGCACCTGTAATCCGGTATTTTCTCCGCCAATCCGAAGTCTCCCACCACGGCGGAGCACACGCCGCCTTCCCAGCGCACCAAGCAATTCtgcacacattttgttgtttttttggcttTGTTTACAACCACCGGCTTTCAAAAAAACGGGACGTGTCGGTCGCGCGATGTCACCTTGGAGGTGAGGTCGCGATGGAAGATGCCTGTGGCGTGCAGGTAGCGCAGGCCGCGGGCGATGTCCAGCGCCAGGGCGAGCCGCGCGCTCCACGACAGGTGCACGTCGCTGTCCAACAGCTGCTCCAGGTTGCCGCCGTTGATGTACTGGATCAAGCGCAGACGCCAATAAGAAGCGAACCGTGACCCCCGGCGGGTTAACGAAAACCGTCCGCGCCTTACCTCGGTCAGCGCGTGGAGTTGCCCCTCGTGGACGCACACGCCGATGAACCTGGAGGGGGGCGGGGTTACATGTGCACACTTGTCACGTattgatttaagaaaatacattttttaaaaagggctaGTCGGCGACCATTCGTTGGGCGTTACCTGAGGATGTTCGGGTGCGACAGTCGGTTCATCAGCTGGACCTCCCTGAGCATGTTGGCCCGGTTACTGGCAAGGATGTTCATCTTGAGCGCCATCACCTGGCCCGACACGCGGTGCTGGACCTGGACGGCACAGCGGGggtcagggattttttttttttctttccccccaaacacacacatgcatacactcAACTGATGACTAACTAACGATTTGTGGGGTTCCCCAGGGGTCAATCCTGGAACCCTTACTGTTCAAATTGTACAGACGTGCAGTATTGACTCCAATTGGATACCaaatacagctttttttttcttcttctttttttttgggccagaGTGAGCGCTCTCCTTCAGATACAGAGCCACTAAAACATTTGCTTACCTTCAGGCGAGGGAGCGGCCTTCCCAGAGATCAAGCCTACATGTTGCCGCTCATCCGTGTCAACACGACAGACTGGAAGCTCCGAGGCCTTCCCAAAAGCACGACCACACGCAACCAGGCAAATGTACCCATTTAAtactagggcccgaccgattaatctgcccattattggccttcaaacatcAGCCAATTGGGCGAttgttttccccttaaaacgttatcgaagaaaaccgatgtttccgacgctgtgaaagtaccctgaatgcaccctTTTGCTCACGTAGCATTAGCGACTAGCAAGTTTGttgcgtatgttattctggttacaCAGttgtcctttaagctgtttaatgacacctcagttggagttaactgtaaaactgaacACACAACGTTAAGAATGGCATCCACTGTATAGTTAAATACTAACCATGCTTTCGTTtcgctagcctaatgctaaaagcgaagggaggattaCTTTCAAATGCTAAcgggaagttagcatcgactttgggagtgtttttcccTCAAATAACGAATAGTCACACACGAATGTTGTGGcaagataacactacgcaaaggcacaaattcaaCCCAATGTGTGGAGAAAGGAGTAAATTTAAtcgtaactttcttctgtactcataAGTGTGTACACGGCACCACACTACCCCCCTAGAGGCCAAAAcacacaggaacagtcagtatttgtttttaaataatcggcaatcagaatttttttctgccaaaaatcggcattggccttaaaaaatgtttatcgGTCAGGCCCTAGTACATAACATTATATAGCGACACCCCGCGCTCGCTCCGCCGCTGGGTAAATGGCGTCAGCCAGTGAACGCGCTGACATTTGCCTGCTCGTTTTGCGATTCAAAAACGGCCGACGCTTGAGGGAGTGGGCCTCTGTAATTGGGTCTGCCTAATGGGACATCCTTTATAGGATAATTGCATATCAActcagccatccattttctatggcgCTTGTACTTTATTAGGTTGCGGGTGActtgaagcctatcccagctgactttgggtccTTTCATGGTGGTTGCGGTGAATGGTGATTGGATGGTTGCTATGGATACCACTAGAGGAACTTACCTTGAACACCTCAGAAAAGAAGCCGGCGCCGATCTTCTCGCAGCTGAAGTCGTCCAAGCGGGCCAGGCTGGAGACGGCGCTGCGCAGGGCCCGGTAGGAGGACGGCCGAGTCCGGTTGGAGCCGTGCACGCTGTGCATGGGCGGCTCCGCCTCGCTCTCCGGATCCGGTCTCTCCATCTCGGGACAGAAACGAGGTGCGGAATCACAGTTTGGCTCGGGTGGGGTAAACGCGCGCCATGTCAGCCCCCCTCCACGGTTGCGGTCCGGTCCAATTGAGGGCTGCGAGACATCAAAGTCAGACAATTGAATGACTAAGCAAGAATGGCATGAAGCATCAGATCAAGTGAGCAAAACTTTTCCCTTCTCCTGGCTTTGCAGGCACAAAAATCGTCAATGAACTTCAACATGGTGTCGGCAAAGTACTTTCAACGTGAAACTCCTTTAACTCACTTCAACTTAgctccttggcaccaagatgccaacAGATGGccgcaaagcactacttttgtctgaaTGAAGCGCCTAAATTCACTTGAGTCTGTCATATTTTCCCCTAAATTGACAATAGTCCATCTGTCAAGTCTCAAGTACAattgcacattaaaaaacatattatcCAATGGTAGTTTTGCACCCCTCCAAAAACTGGtgcatttaaatataaattattaaataattgattaactTGTCAATAAAAATGAGTAAGAATGTACACATGTGTAGCATGTATAATATACAATTTTATAGTTTTTAATCTCAAATAGTACGAgcaaattgtaaataataccaTAAATATTAGTGAGATAAAGTATTGCGATATGCCCTCTATTTGGTTTCGCAGGCACACAATTCACATGAGATATAGGTttagaaataatttaaaaagcgGCTGTTGTCTGCGTTATCTGCACCAAGCATATTGTTAGCGGCCGCAttttgcgcgcacacacatacacacgcttTCAAACTGATCCAATTCAGGTTCCCGACGGAGCGAAAAGGGAGACGTAAGGGAAATGACATTGATTGGAAGCCCCCCCCTTTTTCCTCCCGGCTCGTCAATTGTGGATCCCGGTAGCCTCTCAACGTATACGGCGACGCAAACGGAAACGGCCTGCAGTGACGGCTACGCGTGCATGTAACGGACGTCACTCacccacaaaaataaaaaaagaaggaggGGGGGGAATCACTAAATTCCAAGAACGACGTCCTCGCCCCGATGGAACCTCAACGAAGCGCCCCCCGTTCCTCGCTGTCGTCCATTCGAAGGCCCCCGCAGGTCGCTCGGCCCCACTCCGTGTGGCGTCGTTTGCACACGAGGAGGGGAGCGCCGGCTTTTACGAGGGGGGTGGGGCTGCTGCTCACGtgacccccccccttttttttaacgttacctgtgtgtgcgcgtgcttTGAATTTTAACGCGTATGTCGGAAATGCGGTAAAAACAAATGCCATTATTACCTCCGCCACGACGCTTGTGTTTGCATGTGAAGGCGCTTCGTCTGTGTGCTTTGGTGCCACTTCCGGGTAGgagagctgctgctgctcacgtGATCACATACAGGGGGGAAAAACAGAAccgttctttttcttttcttttttttaggttactTCTAGACATTTTAATATGCTTTTAACAGAACAGATAGCTATAGACTTCATTTTGGATTTGTTTGGAACGATTGACGCTCTTAATGACATCTTAAAAAGATGtattggtttgtttaaaaaaataaaataaaattcttaatttatttacaatgtGTTTTTCAGTTATTCATCTATTTGAATAAACAATAGTCTGACTTAATATATAAAGTATTCTACTTTTTCCCCCACAATGACGGCGTTTCAAGTGTGGGTACCATTTCCGGTAGGGGGCGTGGTTGCTACTCACGACTGACATTTTTCCTTCCTAAAATTAGTTATTTATCGAttgttaatgtattattttattcatttatcccattaaataattgtttagtgatttttcttaaaatgaaGTATCATGTAGGCGTTTCGTCTGTTTGTTTGAGTGCAGGGGTGGGGTTTATGACGCGACAAAGacgcaaaatgaaaaaaaaaagtttttaattatatcattatttctaaatacagtacagtactggtGCGTGTGATGTAACCAGACATTTTacgtgttatttatttataaaataattcgttcattattaatttaataataataattttaaaaacaagcaatattgtatttgttgccaccagagtgtgaatgtgtgggtGCATGAATAATctatccattgtaaagcgtcttttgACTGTCAAGAAAAGCGTTACATAAATCTGTACAAATATCACCAACatacgtgtgtgtttgtgtgagtgtatgtGCGCGTACGTGCATGAAAAccgtacattttattttaaggtgAGTAAAGTGGGCTGTACTATATCCTCTTCAGTACTtaggcgccatcttgtggcatagtAGTCTTGGACTTGGACTAGTTTGTACATATTGTATTTGttgccaccagagtgtgaatgtgtgagtgcatgaataatctat
Protein-coding sequences here:
- the rgp1 gene encoding RAB6A-GEF complex partner protein 2; this translates as MIEVVASMARGPVFLAGELMECLITFRNPISHFSTSASSEMLAWASAQIHCQFHTSESRVSLPSRGNKQDVQADSDTVLIPSRGERGQCVLDTPPKILFCDLCLDPGESKTYSYSEVVPVDGPPSFRGQAVKYVYKLTIGCQRVNSPIKLLRVPFRVLVLQGMPEPLFTHDEEVSPSNPFLEEEEASRRDARPLERALDMLMVSTSRRCPHMFNITNVRGKVAKFCIFKTMYRLGEDIIGTFNFSEGDIPCLQYSVSLQSEEEIQREYQRRPGQPLSVTGHGRHLESCLHTASSHFSLPVPLNVTPGFGTEIVTLRWRLHFEFVTAREPAEPPVVLQNESKETVWAGAEHVEVDTFSWDLPIKILPTNPALASYESQFTGTNSINI
- the tesk1b gene encoding dual specificity testis-specific protein kinase 1, translated to MERPDPESEAEPPMHSVHGSNRTRPSSYRALRSAVSSLARLDDFSCEKIGAGFFSEVFKVQHRVSGQVMALKMNILASNRANMLREVQLMNRLSHPNILRFIGVCVHEGQLHALTEYINGGNLEQLLDSDVHLSWSARLALALDIARGLRYLHATGIFHRDLTSKNCLVRWEGGVCSAVVGDFGLAEKIPDYSGEADREPLAVVGSPYWMAPEVLRGELYNETVDVFAYGIILCEVIARIQADPDILPRTEDFGLHVEAFTQMVGDCPAHFLNLAIICCNMSPKLRPSFSEIAADLERTDEPPADERSPGPLPGARLSRSKSDLLGPAAEPTPPTRVNPFSRRDDLKGGKIKLYDTPSKSVISLTFALPPPPDSGRGELTPGRHRRCHSLPCTPLPYLSPHLCDCEMHGGGDSGLPPSLEPFSLDQEKGETVPMDCTSSPDTLDGSSSSSYTKLSSPPTCTSSPSQTFTNGWPRLDNSKVVLSEPLVWRPAPAGVNNNGCRSPPSEPDAQSLDQDEVVSCPACCLAGLRFSSVCLRAPHRNAYKNLNADQAASRGLLCPKSLPPSPTPASAAHLEPK